In Pyrus communis chromosome 8, drPyrComm1.1, whole genome shotgun sequence, one genomic interval encodes:
- the LOC137741757 gene encoding uncharacterized protein encodes MASNAMAAFQVPVLDNNNFDNWSIKMKALLGAHDVWEVVEKGYTEPEDEAILSQPQNESLKDSRKRDNKAFYLIYQALDDNGFEKVSSATSAKQAWGSFKHFTKEPNNEKLEDVRIMEKILRLLDPKFEHIVVTIEETKNLEEISIEKLMGSLQAYEEKHKKRQGNDEQLLKTQVQPKKKEGKLRQAPSNRPDEKVNYVKEEREANAIVLLACKNNDGDQDYTWYLDIGASNHMCRRKSMFVKLNESVYFLKQKSKVFGAFKKFKAAVEKESGCKIKAMRSDRGGEFTSKEFHEFYEVNGIRRPLTVPRSLQQNGVAKRKKSNYPRHGLKHAQKQEIA; translated from the exons ATGGCTAGCAACGCTATGGCAGCCTTCCAAGTTCCAGTGCTCGACAACAACAACTTTGATAATTGGAGTATCAAAATGAAGGCCCTTTTGGGAGCACACGATGTATGGGAAGTCGTGGAGAAAGGTTACACTGAGCCAGAAGATGAAGCTATTCTGTCCCAACCCCAAAATGAGAGTTTGAAAGATTCAAGAAAGAGAGACAATAAGGCTTTCTACCTTATCTACCAAGCATTAGATGACAATGGCTTTGAGAAGGTCTCGAGTGCAACTTCTGCCAAGCAAGCATGGGGAAGCTTCAAACATTTTACAAAGGAGCCAAACAA tgaAAAATTGGAAGATGTTAGAATTATGGAGAAGATATTACGCTTGTTGGACCCCAAATTTGAGCACATTGTCGTGACGattgaagaaactaaaaacttggAAGAAATTAGTATAGAGAAATTAATGGGTTCGCTACAAGCATATGAAGAGAAACATAAGAAAAGGCAAGGGAATGATGAGCAGCTCCTCAAGACGCAAGTTCagccaaagaagaaagaaggaaagctTCGACA GGCTCCAAGCAATAGACCTGATGAAAAGGTCAATTAtgtgaaagaagagagagaagcgAATGCCATTGTGCTACTAGCATGCAAGAACAATGATGGAGACCAAGACTATACATGGTACCTTGACATCGGCGCCAGCAACCACATGTGCAGAAGAAAAAGCATGTTCGTAAAGCTCAATGAATCG GTGTATTTCTTGAAGCAGAAATCAAAAGTCTTTGGAGCATTCAAGAAGTTCAAAGCCGCTGTAGAAAAAGAGAGTGGTTGCAAGATCAAAGCCATGAGATCTGATCGAGGAGGAGAATTCACTTCAaaggaatttcatgaattttatGAAGTAAATGGAATTCGTCGACCTTTGACAGTTCCAAGATCCCTtcaacaaaatggtgtggcgaaaagaaaaaaatcaaactaTCCTCGACATGGCTTGAAGCATGCTCAAAAGCAAGAGATTGCCTAA
- the LOC137743905 gene encoding UDP-xylose transporter 1-like encodes MGEMAGFQLGVIGALFLSVASSVSIVICNKALMSNLGFPFATTLTSWHLMVTFGTLHAAQRLKFFESKSIDMKTVMLFGILNGVSIGLLNLSLGFNSIGFYQMTKLAIIPFTVLLETLFLKKQFSQKIKFSLFLLVVGVGIASVTDLQLNFVGTILSLLAIVTTCVGQILTNTIQKRLNVSSTQLLYQSAPFQAAILFVSGPVVDQFLTKQNVFAHKYSSIVLVFIILSCLIAVSVNFSTFLVIGKTSPVTYQVLGHLKTCLVLGFGYTLLHDPFTERNIIGILVAIFGMGLYSYFCAQENKKKQAGGDLSLGSPTKGKDGTPLLSQDNDTHEVKKSTKNSLV; translated from the exons ATGGGAGAGATGGCTGGATTCCAATTGGGCGTTATTGGTGCACTGTTTCTTTCAGTGGCATCGTCTGTCTCTATTGTTATATGCAACAAAGCTTTGATGAGCAATCTCGGCTTCCCTTTTG caACAACGCTTACCAGTTGGCATCTGATGGTAACATTTGGCACACTTCATGCGGCACAACGTCTCAAATTTTTCGAGAGTAAGTCAATTGACATGAAGACTGTCATGCTCTTTGGCATTCTTAATGGTGTTTCCATTGGATTGCTAAACTTGAGCCTCGGATTCAATTCCATTGGATTCTACCAG ATGACCAAGCTTGCAATTATACCCTTTACTGTGTTATTGGAAACTCTTTTCCTTAAAAAGCAATTCAG CCAGAAGATCAAGTTTTCTCTCTTCTTATTAGTTGTTGGAGTTGGAATTGCCTCAGTGACAGACCTCCAGCTCAATTTTGTTGGAACGATTCTCTCTCTTCTAGCCATCGTAACAACCTGTGTTGGACAAATT CTAACAAACACAATACAGAAAAGGCTCAATGTCTCCTCTACTCAGCTTCTCTACCAATCAGCCCCTTTTCAAGCAGCTATTCTTTTTGTATCAGGCCCTGTGGTGGACCAGTTCCTTACCAAGCAAAATGTTTTTGCCCATAAATACTCTTCTATAGTATTG GTATTCATCATACTTTCATGCCTGATAGCTGTGTCTGTGAACTTCAGCACCTTCTTAGTAATTGGCAAGACATCCCCAGTTACATATCAAGTGCTAGGTCATCTCAAGACATGCCTTGTTCTAGGGTTTGGCTACACATTACTTCATGACCCCTTCACTGAGAGGAATATAATTGGAATTCTGGTTGCCATTTTTGGGATGGGATTGTATTCATATTTTTGTGCCCAGGAAAACAAGAAGAAACAAGCTGGTGGTGACCTCTCATTGGGATCTCCGACTAAAGGAAAGGATGGCACTCCACTTTTGAGCCAAGATAATGATACCCATGAGGTTAAGAAATCAACTAAGAACTCTCTTGTTTGA